From Rutidosis leptorrhynchoides isolate AG116_Rl617_1_P2 chromosome 3, CSIRO_AGI_Rlap_v1, whole genome shotgun sequence, a single genomic window includes:
- the LOC139897981 gene encoding alpha-L-fucosidase 2-like, whose amino-acid sequence MEDKDEEWVMVKPILDKDIWTSSSSSSSSLLLLKSLNETEKKELKVKFNDAAKHWTDALPIGNGRLGAMVWGGVTSETINLNEDTLWTGVPGNYTNPDAPIALSEVRKLVDDGKYAEATKAAVKLSGDPSDVYQLLGDINLEFEDHDTYDDKTYQRELDLDTATIGIKYSIGDIEFTRQHFASYPDQVLVTKISANKSRSLSFTASLDSKLHHHSYINNQNQIIMEGSCPGRRKQPTLFAENDDNPEGIKFSTVLDLQISNETGLITVLDEKKLRVEGCDWAVLLLMGSSSFDGPFINPSDSKREPTSECLNTLKLLSKFSYSELYNRHVDDYQKLFNRVSLELSKSSDGSSLDVTTAERIKSFKADEDPSLIELLFQYGRYLLISCSRPETQPANLQGIWNDKVEPPWDGAPHLNINLQMNYWPSLSCNLHECQEPLFDYISSLSANGTKTAKVNYEASGWVAHQVSDIWAKTSPDRGEAVWALWPMGGAWLCTHLWEHYTYTMNKDFLSKKAYPLLEGCVSFLLDWLIEGQDGYLETNPSTSPEHMFIAPDGKPASVSYSTTMDMSIIKEVFIAIVSAAEVLGKSKTDLIQRVVKAQPRLYPTKIARDGSILEWAQDFEDPEVHHRHVSHLFGLFPGHTITVERTPDLCKAADFTLIKRGEEGPGWSTTWKAALWARLHNSEHAYRMVKHLFDLVDPDHESDYEGGLYSNMFTAHPPFQIDANFGFCAAIAEMLVQSTIKDLYLLPALPRDKWSNGSVKGLKARGNVTVSISWNEGNLHEFGLWLSNNTNLENSKNQNSTKRLHYKGTTVTAKISSGKVYTFDRKLRCIKKISLFDSSHF is encoded by the exons AGGATACATTGTGGACAGGGGTTCCCGGGAACTACACGAATCCTGATGCGCCAATCGCACTATCTGAGGTCCGAAAGCTTGTGGATGATGGAAAATATGCCGAAGCTACTAAAGCTGCCGTCAAATTATCAGGCGATCCCTCAGAT GTATACCAACTTTTAGGAGATATCAACCTCGAATTCGAAGATCATGATACATACGATGATAAAACGTATCAAAGAGAGTTGGATTTAGATACGGCCACCATCGGAATCAAATACTCTATAGGTGACATAGAATTCACAAGACAACATTTTGCTTCGTACCCTGATCAAGTTCTCGTTACCAAAATATCTGCAAACAAATCCAGATCATTATCATTTACAGCTTCCCTTGATAGCAAGTTACATCATCACTCATACATAAACAATCAAAACCAGATTATTATGGAAGGATCGTGTCCTGGTCGAAGAAAACAACCTACCCTTTTTGCCGAAAACGATGATAACCCCGAGGGTATAAAGTTTTCTACAGTTCTTGATTTGCAAATAAGTAATGAAACTGGGTTAATTACAGTTTTGGATGAGAAGAAACTTAGGGTGGAGGGTTGTGATTGGGCTGTTTTGCTTTTGATGGGGTCCTCTTCTTTTGATGGCCCGTTTATCAACCCTTCAGATTCGAAACGGGAACCTACGTCCGAGTGTTTAAATACTTTGAAGTTGTTAAGCAAGTTTTCATATTCAGAACTTTATAATCGTCATGTGGATGATTATCAAAAGTTGTTTAACCGTGTTTCTCTAGAGCTTTCAAAAAGTAGTGATGGATCGTCGTTAGATGTTACAACTGCTGAGAGAATTAAGAGTTTTAAAGCCGATGAAGATCCTTCTTTAATAGAGCTTTTATTTCAGTATGGACGTTATTTGTTGATATCGTGTTCACGGCCCGAAACTCAGCCTGCAAATTTGCAGGGTATTTGGAATGATAAAGTTGAGCCCCCATGGGA TGGTGCACCTCACTTGAACATCAATCTTCAAATGAACTATTGGCCTTCACTTTCGTGCAACCTGCACGAGTGTCAAGAGCCATTATTTGATTACATTTCATCTCTATCAGCGAACGGAACCAAAACTGCAAAA GTAAATTATGAGGCCAGTGGGTGGGTTGCACACCAAGTATCTGATATTTGGGCCAAAACATCCCCGGACCGAGGTGAGGCTGTATGGGCTTTATGGCCCATGGGTGGAGCTTGGCTTTGTACTCATTTATGGGAGCATTATACTTATACAATGAACAAA GACTTTTTGTCAAAAAAAGCGTATCCATTGCTAGAAGGATGTGTTTCGTTCCTTTTAGACTGGTTGATTGAAGGGCAAGACGGTTATCTTGAAACTAATCCTTCAACGTCTCCAGAACATATGTTTATTGCTCCCGATGGTAAACCTGCAAGTGTGAGCTATTCAACAACAATGGACATGTCTATTATAAAAGAAGTATTTATTGCCATTGTTTCTGCTGCAGAG GTTTTGGGAAAAAGTAAAACAGATTTGATTCAACGAGTAGTTAAAGCTCAACCACGGCTTTATCCAACAAAGATTGCTAGGGATGGTTCCATTCTTGAATGG GCACAAGATTTTGAAGATCCGGAGGTCCATCACCGGCACGTCTCACACCTTTTTGGGCTTTTCCCGGGGCACACGATAACTGTTGAGAGAACTCCAGATCTTTGTAAAGCTGCAGATTTCACTCTTATTAAAAGAG GAGAGGAGGGTCCCGGATGGTCAACTACATGGAAAGCTGCTTTGTGGGCCCGGCTTCACAACAGTGAACATGCATACCGAATGGTCAAACATTTGTTTGACTTGGTTGACCCTGATCATGAAAGTGATTATGAAGGAGGACTTTATAGTAATATGTTCACCGCACATCCTCCTTTTCAAATTGACGCCAACTTCGG GTTTTGTGCAGCAATAGCTGAGATGCTCGTTCAAAGTACGATCAAAGACCTATACTTGCTTCCAGCGTTACCTCGAGATAAATGGTCAAACGGTTCAGTCAAAGGTTTGAAGGCTCGTGGTAACGTAACGGTTAGTATTTCATGGAACGAAGGAAATTTACATGAATTTGGTCTCTGGTTATCGAACAATACAAACTTAGAAAACTCGAAGAATCAAAACTCTACAAAAAGATTGCACTATAAAGGAACTACCGTAACGGCCAAAATATCGTCCGGGAAAGTTTACACGTTTGATAGGAAGCTAAGATGCATAAAGAAGATATCTTTGTTCGATTCATCCCATTTTTAG
- the LOC139897982 gene encoding uncharacterized protein isoform X2 produces MAWRGSISRTLMSTARSSSFRSSPPLPRLRPTPTSAPRLHSRRLGNPRTLGELGCAQSLLPLAGARMTSHLTVNVRAFCELSNGT; encoded by the exons atggcATGGCGTGGTTCAATCTCCCGGACATTGATGTCCACAGCAAGATCTTCATCTTTCCGATCATCTCCTCCCCTCCCTCGCCTCCGTCCTACACCGACTTCCGCTCCTCGCCTCCACTCCCGTCGCCTCGGAAACCCTAG gACTTTAGGAGAATTAGGTTGCGCTCAATCTCTACTGCCGCTTGCTGGTGCACGGATGACGTCACACCTCACCGTTAATGTGCGAGCTTTTTGCGAGCTGTCAAATG GTACTTGA
- the LOC139897982 gene encoding uncharacterized protein isoform X1, with amino-acid sequence MAWRGSISRTLMSTARSSSFRSSPPLPRLRPTPTSAPRLHSRRLGNPRTLGELGCAQSLLPLAGARMTSHLTVNVRAFCELSNGLNGKDG; translated from the exons atggcATGGCGTGGTTCAATCTCCCGGACATTGATGTCCACAGCAAGATCTTCATCTTTCCGATCATCTCCTCCCCTCCCTCGCCTCCGTCCTACACCGACTTCCGCTCCTCGCCTCCACTCCCGTCGCCTCGGAAACCCTAG gACTTTAGGAGAATTAGGTTGCGCTCAATCTCTACTGCCGCTTGCTGGTGCACGGATGACGTCACACCTCACCGTTAATGTGCGAGCTTTTTGCGAGCTGTCAAATG GGTTGAATGGAAAAGATGGGTGA
- the LOC139897983 gene encoding uncharacterized protein, whose amino-acid sequence MASKPDNAKKENWTKEMVLEFCQFLNKYITKHGRTSPFKWVSLQPEFERAIKHKFNSKCALKNKYDSMRKDYNLWKSLKNGETGLGWNESTKQLNCYDEWWKTKTTENSKYAAIRRNQPSAQLQDEWDQLFGDVVASGSNCMAPSMDSSTINDVHVENLVDDDVVMVLMQMLIKLTMTRLQI is encoded by the exons ATGGCCTCAAAACCTGACAATGCAAAAAAAGAAAACTGGACAAAAGAGATGGTTTTGGAATTTTGTCAGTTCTTAAATAAATATATCACGAAGCATGGTCGAACTTCTCCATTTAAATGGGTATCCCTTCAACCAGAGTTTGAAAGAGCTATAAAACATAAATTCAACAGTAAATGTGCTCTAAAGAACAAGTATGATAGTATGAGAAAGGATTACAACCTCTGGAAGTCACTGAAGAACGGAGAGACTGGTCTTGGTTGGAATGAAAGTACGAAGCAACTTAATTGTTATGATGAATGGTGGAAAACTAAAACTACG GAAAACTCTAAATACGCAGCAATTAGAAGAAATCAACCATCAGCACAACTACAAGACGAATGGGATCAGTTATTTGGGGATGTAGTTGCTAGTGGGTCGAATTGTATGGCGCCTTCAATGGACTCAAGTACAATCAATGATGTGCATGTTGAGAACCTTGTGGATGATGATGTTGTTATGGTTTTGATGCAAATGCTTATCAAGTTAACAATGACACGCCTTCAAATCTAG